One Vicia villosa cultivar HV-30 ecotype Madison, WI unplaced genomic scaffold, Vvil1.0 ctg.002230F_1_1, whole genome shotgun sequence genomic region harbors:
- the LOC131638256 gene encoding GDSL esterase/lipase At5g45910-like, whose translation MKILFLFSITIACGVFGNIISNANPLPYQAIFNFGDSTSDTGNSAFDHVQMDKNSPYGSTYFKHPSGRLCNGRLIIDFIAEAYGLPFLPPYKNITQSQDDIKKGVNFAYAGSTALDFKYFDRSGVRPLATENSLNVQFGWFKKIKPSLCKSKEECDSFFKQSLFLVGEIGGNDVFSHISKTVTELREIVPLIVESITNTTSALIEEGAVELAVPGNFPIGCNAGLLSAVNSKKKEDYDEFGCLISYNTFTEYFNEQLKSSIETLKHKHPQAKIVYFDYYNDAKRLYQAPEQYGFTSDKVEFLKACCGGGGTYNVNEKFCGSPGTTVCSDPTKQINWDGAHFTEAAHRQIAKGLVEGPFANPSLKPAPFKTA comes from the exons ATGAAGATCTTGTTTCTCTTTAGTATCACCATTGCATGTGGTGTTTTTGGAAATATTATTTCAAATGCTAATCCTCTACCGTACCAAGCCATATTTAACTTTGGCGACTCTACAAGTGACACCGGAAATTCCGCATTTGACCATGTACAAATGGATAAAAATAGTCCTTATGGTTCAACGTACTTCAAACATCCATCGGGACGATTGTGTAATGGGAGACTCATCATAGATTTCATAG CTGAAGCATACGGGTTACCATTTTTACCGCCCTATAAAAATATCACCCAAAGTCAAGATGACATAAAAAAGGGAGTTAATTTTGCATATGCCGGTTCAACTGCACTTGACTTCAAGTATTTTGATCGTAGTGGAGTTAGACCACTAGCGACAGAAAACTCATTGAATGTGCAATTTGGTTGGTTTAAAAAGATAAAACCATCcttatgtaaaagcaaagaag AGTGCGATAGCTTCTTCAAACAATCATTGTTTCTAGTGGGAGAGATTGGTGGGAATGATGTTTTTTCTCATATTTCTAAAACTGTTACAGAACTTCGTGAAATAGTTCCTTTAATCGTCGAATCCATTACAAATACAACTTCA GCATTAATTGAAGAAGGAGCAGTAGAGCTAGCGGTTCCAGGAAACTTTCCAATAGGCTGCAATGCTGGATTATTGTCTGCGGTGAATAGTAAGAAGAAAGAAGactatgatgaatttggatgtttgATATCTTACAACACTTTTACTGAATACTTTAATGAGCAACTAAAAAGTTCTATAGAGACATTAAAACATAAACATCCTCAAGCTAAGATAGTATATTTTGACTACTACAACGATGCCAAACGTTTATATCAAGCACCAGAACAATATG GATTTACTTCTGATAAGGTTGAGTTTTTGAAAGCTTGTTGTGGAGGTGGTGGAACTTACAATGTTAATGAAAAGTTTTGTGGATCTCCCGGTACAACAGTTTGCTCTGatccaacaaaacaaataaattggGATGGAGCCCACTTTACTGAAGCAGCACACAGGCAAATAGCAAAAGGTTTAGTGGAAGGACCTTTTGCAAATCCTTCTCTAAAACCCGCTCCTTTCAAGACAGCATAG
- the LOC131638250 gene encoding GDSL esterase/lipase At5g45910-like produces MKILFLFSITIACGVFGNIISNANPLPYQAIFNFGDSTSDTGNSAFDHVQMDKNSPYGSTYFKHPSGRLCNGRLIIDFIAEAYGLPFLPPYKNITQSQDDIKKGVNFAYAGSTALDFKYFDRSGVRPLATENSLNVQFGWFKKIKPSLCKSKEECDSFFKQSLFLVGEIGGNDVFSHISKTVTELREIVPLIVESITNTTSALIEEGAVELAVPGNFPIGCNAGLLSAVNSKKKEDYDEFGCLISYNTFTEYFNEQLKSSIETLKHKYPQAKIVYFDYYNDAKRLYQAPEQYGFTSDKVEFLKACCGGGGTYNVNEKFCGSPGTTVCSDPTKQINWDGAHFTEAAHRQIAKGLVEGPFANPSLKPAPFKIA; encoded by the exons ATGAAGATCTTGTTTCTCTTTAGTATCACCATTGCATGTGGTGTTTTTGGAAATATTATTTCAAATGCTAATCCTCTACCGTACCAAGCCATATTTAACTTTGGCGACTCTACAAGTGACACCGGAAATTCCGCATTTGACCATGTACAAATGGATAAAAATAGTCCTTATGGTTCAACGTACTTCAAACATCCATCGGGACGATTGTGTAATGGGAGACTCATCATAGATTTCATAG CTGAAGCATACGGGTTACCATTTTTACCGCCCTATAAAAATATCACCCAAAGTCAAGATGACATAAAAAAGGGAGTTAATTTTGCATATGCCGGTTCAACTGCACTTGACTTCAAGTATTTTGATCGTAGTGGAGTTAGACCACTAGCGACAGAAAACTCATTGAATGTGCAATTTGGTTGGTTTAAAAAGATAAAACCATCcttatgtaaaagcaaagaag AGTGCGATAGCTTCTTCAAACAATCATTGTTTCTAGTGGGAGAGATTGGTGGGAATGATGTTTTTTCTCATATTTCTAAAACTGTTACAGAACTTCGTGAAATAGTTCCTTTAATCGTCGAATCCATTACAAATACAACTTCA GCATTAATTGAAGAAGGAGCAGTAGAGCTAGCGGTTCCAGGAAACTTTCCAATAGGCTGCAATGCTGGATTATTGTCTGCGGTGAATAGTAAGAAGAAAGAAGactatgatgaatttggatgtttgATATCTTACAACACTTTTACTGAATACTTTAATGAGCAACTAAAAAGTTCTATAGAGACATTAAAACATAAATATCCTCAAGCTAAGATAGTATATTTTGACTACTACAACGATGCCAAACGTTTATATCAAGCACCAGAACAATATG GATTTACTTCTGATAAGGTTGAGTTTTTGAAAGCTTGTTGTGGAGGTGGTGGAACTTACAATGTTAATGAAAAGTTTTGTGGATCTCCCGGTACAACAGTTTGCTCTGatccaacaaaacaaataaattggGATGGAGCCCACTTTACTGAAGCAGCACACAGGCAAATAGCAAAAGGTTTAGTGGAAGGACCTTTTGCAAATCCTTCTCTAAAACCCGCTCCTTTCAAGATAGCATAG